From the genome of Phlebotomus papatasi isolate M1 chromosome 2, Ppap_2.1, whole genome shotgun sequence:
TTCAGCTGTATCTTTTTTTGGAGACTGCAGAGAACTATGACAGGAGACAGGACATATGGTGGCGATTCAAAGTAATGGAGCGCAGAACCCGCATTTCCGGGATGTCTCATATCATGGATTATTAGAAGACTAGGAAGATCTGTTGATTTTTTTGAGATATGAGAATTGCAATCCTTGTTTTTCTGTCAGAATCGGGAATTGAAAGAGGCAATGAAACTGTCATGAATTGTAAGCCTTTTTATGTACCTGATTTTtttatatgcataatgtatTAATGCCtctacataaaataaataacaataataataacatTGTCAGTATCACTGATCATACTCAATGAAATTCTGGATAGTATAAATAAGCAAGGAAGGTATTGACAAACCATCAGTTCTTCACAAGCAATCGTGTGAACAAGACAACCTtcccaaaaaagaaaataatacttcaatttaaaaaatgtttcttctaaaatcaatctgtGCCTTGACAGTCATTGCCTTTGTTGCAGCTTCAGTTCTTAATAAACCAAAGAAGGATAGCAGAATTGTGGGTGGAGAAGTGGCAGCCGAAGGATCAGCACCCTACCAAGTATCTATTCAACTAAGCAAGGACCACATCTGTGGAGGAGCTCTAATTGACAAGAGATGGGTCCTTACTGCTGCTCACTGCCTTCACGGATTTAATCCTGATTCCGTGACCATTCTGGTTGGAACTAATGACCTCAATAGCGGAGGAGTGCGATACAGATGTGAGAAGTTCATCATTCACAGCCGGTAAGATTTAATGAAAAGGAGCTAATCCAGAGAACATGGTAACTTCGCCAAACTAGCGTTGGCGGCGTTCGCATCGCAATGTCTCAAACTATTCTAAACGTTTATCAACAAATGTTCCTTAAGTTTAAATAGGCGATCGCTTGCCGAACTTTCTCTATTCTGCAAACTTTATATCAATACTTCCTTTTAGATACAACCGACCAGAATTTGCCAACGATGTTGGTTTAATCAAGCTCAAGACCAACGTTCAACTCgatgataaaatcaataccatcgAATATGACTACAGAGCCGTTCCCGATGGAGCTGTCGTGAGACTGACTGGATGGGGTCGCCTTTCTGCCGGAGGTCCAATTCCCAATCTCCTGCAAACTATCAATCTCACCTACGTCAACCATGAAGAGTGCCAAAAATACTACGGACCCAACAGATCTGTAGTAGACATTGGCCACTTGTGCACCTTCCAGGGCAAAGGTCAGGGAGCCTGCAACGGTGACAGTGGAAGTCCCTTGGTCTACAAAAATCGCGTAGTTGCCCTAACCAATTGGGGAATCCCTTGCGCTGTAGGAATGCCTGATGCCCATTGCAGGGTGTCCTACTACCACGACTGGATTCGTACAACCATAAATTCCAACTAAAAAGTAATTGTAAAAACTTTTGGCTTCCACTTATCTCGGTATTTGGAGAccatttgaaaatgaataaaaaaaaatttcttaactttaaatatttatctttttctatatcgtttttttttagaggaaattaaaaagttttgcgTAACAATTAATAAGGcttttacattgaaaaaaatatcaaaatatctgtAAAAATACacattactttttaaaaatttaataaaaaaaaaagaaaaatatttttcaagaaaaatatcacagaaaaagaaatgaaaattgtGGACTTCGGCGCTCTCTACTCAAGGtgagtaataaaaataattatttgcatAGCCTATTGAAGTCAATAGGTATCGATTACCAAATAACAAATAACTTGACAAAAGCTGAGTTTAATTGGTTTGTTTAAGTCGtttattatttctttcagaATATTCCATGTAGATTCTAGAAAACCTTATAGCTTCAAAAACCCGGCTAACGTTAGGCAAGGTGTTAAAGGGATTGTatcattttcataaattttggaaGTAGAGTAGTTCTACTTCTACAACTTAAGGCATTGTATTAggttaagtacttaattaagcaCTTAATATGTACTTAATTAATGTGTTAGCCAGGAAATTTTGCTAACAGTTTATTTCTCAAatcgaaattttcttttagctcccaattgaaaaagaaatttatttatttaagaaattttgttttgaacAAATAATTGAGGagttcagagcaaaaaaaaaacgctattttaatagggaaatgcatactacttaaagtttttttgctccgaacgcctcaattataaatttgatgATTGAGTTTTACTAGAATCCGTATTCCCACAATTCGTTCTGAATTtcatatacagtgggacctcgatagagtcaactaattatttccagactCCATtggatttgaaattttgatattagggggtattattttatgtttgtactagataattgataaatttaacgcgatagtagaatatttcatttactAAACCTATGAATTCAACACCCTCTGGTCTAAAAAGGTCATATGCTTGGGCAAAAGTtaaagattaaggaatgattttacagaatgtttttattattagtaaatatcttaagtgaaaattactatccataTGATAATATTGAAGTCCATCCACGATGTagagataaggaaatggtgtcttaaagatttcttttttaattttttttttagaacagttccggtagatatttaattgttgaaaattttgatgcaattaacgttattaattagaatttattttaaacttttattgtatgaaagaagaTATTGATTGTTGTTCCtttcgttatgacataactatggctctaaacttcacaaaaagagcaataaaaccaatttttctcatttttttattgttctgaaAAATAGGCGCTAAAAGGTTATAGATATCTACTTGGAGTCTTTAGATgtccccctaataagtcaacttGGGGATTTttattatgaccctcatttcctcTCTACCCCTCCCGTTTCACcaccaaaatagttttttttttttgtgattacagaaaaacacgtcatacgggatcataggacttaatcaaaaaatctcaaGATAAGAGAGAAAAGataaacgcttaaaatcacgaaaaaaattattttgtcggaatttgattacacggttaatatacgaattttatcataatattgtttttcttgtgttaaaaacgttacattgatacaccaaaacactgattttaatttcgaaaaaatcatacaatatttttagttcagtaataatggaaaagttgactctatcggagtcaatttgggtccaagttgactctatcggagtccgtagagtaaaaaaaatagctgttgcctctattggagattgactttatcgggggttgactctatcgaggtcccactgtattattCTTGGCCcaaaaaaaatccgtgaaaacaaaatttctatGCTCTTTGAGTTATCAATTTTCTTGCTTAAACTAATTCTGCAATGGTTTTTGAAGCCTTTTCGTACTACTTTCTTGTTTAGAAAACATTATCTAGAGCAGATGTGAGCAAGacccgtttgaaaccgaacaaacatcaaatgaaaattgaacgtcaatggtcaaaacgctacctggacaaacttattttgacgtttattgtGTCTCAAACAGTTCCTTGCTCACCCATAATCTAGTAGTTTGACTTAAACAGGAAGcctgccctagacacacttacgacttaagccgagagacggcttaacgtaattataatcaaaataatactttggctaaattcccatcagtttctctCTAATTAAGTCGTTTCTTCTCATAATGCAAATTGAAATAGCTAAGATTTGCGTGATAGAGTAATTTTTTTCCCAATATATATTGGATTTTTCCAGTCATAGAAGACTTACAGGCTAAACGACCACAAACATCTTTTATGAGTTTTCAACGACCCTCCCCATTCCGAATTTCATGTGAATTTTTCCAGTAACTTCGTATtccttttaaatcttaaaaaatatctacaaacaattcattttaaatgaattaGCGATAAGTTTGTTAATGCGTATACATTCTATAATCGCTAAATTAGATTGGACAAAgagcttttctttaaaaatctaCTGACCTCAATTCAGTTCTGCAAACGGGAAATGACGTGAAAGTTTCTCACTTTAAAATCCTCAAGTACCATTACCaaagtcaataaaatattcattattcTATTATAGAAATTTAAACGTATAATCACTCAAAACCCTCCAAGATAATCCCAAAGAATAAACAATTCTTAATACACTGAGCATAATTCGATTTCCTCTTTACGCTGTTGCAATTAAGGGGAAAAACTTTAATGCACCCACTTAACTTACTTTAATCTATTCCATTGATATGTCTTAATCAACTTCAAAAATCATTCTTCATGTTGTGAAATGTAAACTGATAAGGAATGAAAGAATTTTGCCTGTTTTGTACATCTTTAAGTGCATCCGATTGACGTCACTTCTTGCAGTTTGGAAGAGAAAACAGGCAATTTCTAACTGCGTACTTTACTGGTCGAGTTTCTTGCTCCCAAGCTTTTTGTCTTCCGGAATTCTGGATTGTGGAAAAGAAAGGTATCTCAAGGGGGTCGATTTTATTTGCATCCTCTGTGCTAGTAGCATACAAACCCCAAAGTGACGTGTTGAAAATGATTCGAGTATTTTAAATGCAAACAAATGATTAAATTCATTTGCGATATCACTGGTCACACTCAATGAAATTCTGGATAGTATAAATAAGCAAGAGAGGTATTGATAAACCATCAGTTCTTCACAAGCAATCGTGTGAACAAGACAACTTTCCTAAAAACGAAAACAAtacttcaatttaaaaaatgtttcttctaaaatcaatctgtGCCTTGGCAGTCATTGCCTTTGTTACAGCTTCAGTTCTCAACAAAACAGAGAAGGATACCAGAATTGTGGGTGGAGAAGTAGCAGCCGAAGGATCAGCACCCTACCAAGTATCTATTCAAGGTCGCTTCGGACACAACTGTGGAGGAGCTCTAATTGACAAGAGATGGGTCCTTACTGCTGCTCACTGCATCCAAGGAGCCAATCCTGATTCCGTGACCATTCTGGCTGGAACTAATGACCTCAACAGCGGAGGAGTGCGATACGAATGTGAGAAGTTCATCATTCATAGCCGGTAAGATTTAAAGAAAAGGAAGCAAACCAGATCGCATTGTCTGAAACTATtttaaacatttaccaacaaatgtTCGTTAAGTTTAAATAGTTTCGCAAGCGATCTCAACGCCTCTGACGATTGCTTGACGAACCTTCTCTATCCTACAAACTTTATATCAATACTTCCTTTTAGATACAACCGACCAAGCTTTGCCAACGATGTGGGTTTAATCAAGCTCAAGACCAACGTTCAACTCAATGACAAAGTCAAGACCGTCGAATATGACTACAGAGTCGTTCCCGATGGAGCTGTCGTGAGACTGACTGGATGGGGTCGCCTTTCTGCCGGTGGTCCAATTCCCAATCTCCTGCAAACCATCAATCTCACCTACGTCAACCATGAGGAGTGCCAAAAATACTACGGACCCAATAACTCTGTAGACATTGGCCACTTGTGCACCTTCCAGGGCAAAGGTCAGGGAGCCTGCAATGGTGACAGTGGAAGTCCCTTGGTCTACCAAAATCGCGTAGTTGCCCTAACCAATTGGGGAGTCCCTTGCGCAACAGGACTGCCCGATGCGCATTGCAGGGTGTCCTACTACCACGACTGGATTCGTACAACCATGAATTCCAACTAAAAAGTAATTCTAAAGACTTTTGGCTTCCTCTTATACTCGGTATTTGGATAGTTTTAAgtgaaaaaattgtgatttatgagcatttgaaaatgaataaaaaaaatatatacttttttagctataaatatttatctttttctATATCGCATTTTCAgaggaaattaaaaagttttgcgTATCAATTAATAAGGtttttacactgaaaaaaaaaatatctgtaaaaaaacatttctttctaaaaatttaaCAGAGCCTATAGAAGTCAATGGGTATCGATTATCAAATAACAAAGAACTTGACAAAAGTTAAGTTTAATTCGCtttattatttctttcaaaatattcCTTGTAGATTCCAGAAAACCTTCTTAAATAACCCGACTAACATGACACAAGGTGTTTAAGGGATTGTatcattttcataaattttgtaagTATTCAGTAGTTCTACAACTTAAGGCATTCCATTAagataagtacttaattaagtacttattaataagtacttaattaaagtGTTTGCcggaaaatttttctaaaacaaattcCTTGTTTCTCAAATCGGAATTTTCCTTGctcccaattaaaaaaaaactttta
Proteins encoded in this window:
- the LOC129804779 gene encoding chymotrypsin-1-like, with the translated sequence MFLLKSICALTVIAFVAASVLNKPKKDSRIVGGEVAAEGSAPYQVSIQLSKDHICGGALIDKRWVLTAAHCLHGFNPDSVTILVGTNDLNSGGVRYRCEKFIIHSRYNRPEFANDVGLIKLKTNVQLDDKINTIEYDYRAVPDGAVVRLTGWGRLSAGGPIPNLLQTINLTYVNHEECQKYYGPNRSVVDIGHLCTFQGKGQGACNGDSGSPLVYKNRVVALTNWGIPCAVGMPDAHCRVSYYHDWIRTTINSN
- the LOC129804780 gene encoding chymotrypsin-1-like; the encoded protein is MFLLKSICALAVIAFVTASVLNKTEKDTRIVGGEVAAEGSAPYQVSIQGRFGHNCGGALIDKRWVLTAAHCIQGANPDSVTILAGTNDLNSGGVRYECEKFIIHSRYNRPSFANDVGLIKLKTNVQLNDKVKTVEYDYRVVPDGAVVRLTGWGRLSAGGPIPNLLQTINLTYVNHEECQKYYGPNNSVDIGHLCTFQGKGQGACNGDSGSPLVYQNRVVALTNWGVPCATGLPDAHCRVSYYHDWIRTTMNSN